Proteins encoded by one window of Salvia splendens isolate huo1 chromosome 5, SspV2, whole genome shotgun sequence:
- the LOC121803685 gene encoding probable methyltransferase PMT3 produces MSRGRPDGAQKKRLLTIIFAVALFLVFLYVYHGSKNTGESALEYGSRSLRKLGSSYLGGDEDSDLGSKQDEAKFGLDDSEDGITPRSFPVCDDRHSELIPCLDRNLIYQMRLKLDLSLMEHYERHCPLPERRFNCLIPPPPGYKVPIKWPTSRDEVWKANIPHTHLAHEKSDQNWMVVKGDKIRFPGGGTHFHYGADKYIAHLANMLNFSNNVLNNEGRLRTVFDVGCGVASFGGYLLASDILTMSLAPNDVHQNQIQFALERGIPAYLGVLGTKRLPYPSRSFELAHCSRCRIDWLQRDGILLLELDRVLRPGGYFAYSSPEAYAQDEEDLRIWKEMSALVERMCWRIAVKKNQTVIWQKPLSNDCYLEREPGTQPPLCRSDDDPDAVGSVLMEACITPYSDHDHKTKGSGLAPWPARLTTPPPRLADFGYSSDMFEKDMELWRRRVDNYWSLLSPKISSDTIRNVMDMKANLGSFAAALKDKDVWVMNVVDVDGPKTLKIVYDRGLIGSVHNWCEAFSTYPRTYDLLHAWNVLSDIKKKGCSGEDLLLEMDRILRPTGFAIFRDRQPVIDFVKKYLGALHWEAVATGEASQDDGDEVVFIIQKKLWLTSESFRDVE; encoded by the exons ATGTCGAGGGGACGGCCAGATGGAGCACAAAAGAAGCGGTTGTTGACTATTATATTTGCTGTGGCTCTGTTTCTTGTTTTTCTATATGTCTACCATGGCTCTAAGAATACCGGGGAGTCTGCGTTAGAGTATGGGAGCCGGTCTTTGAGAAAGCTGGGGTCTTCTTACTTGGGTGGAGATGAAGATTCCGATCTTGGTAGTAAGCAAGATGAAGCCAAGTTTGGGCTAGATGACAGTGAGGATGGTATCACTCCCAGGAGCTTCCCT GTCTGTGATGATCGCCATTCGGAGTTGATTCCCTGTCTGGACAGAAATCTTATTTACCAAATGAGATTGAAACTGGACCTATCATTAATGGAGCACTATGAGAGGCACTGTCCGTTACCTGAGAGGCGGTTCAATTGTTTGATTCCTCCTCCTCCCGGGTACAAG GTCCCGATTAAGTGGCCGACTAGCAGAGATGAGGTTTGGAAAGCTAATATACCTCACACTCACCTTGCACACGAGAAGTCGGACCAGAACTGGATGGTTGTTAAAGGCGATAAGATTCGTTTTCCAGGAGGAGGCACCCACTTTCATTACGGAGCAGATAAATATATCGCGCACTTAGCAAAT ATGCTCAACTTTTCAAACAATGTATTGAACAATGAAGGAAGATTGCGCACAGTTTTTGACGTTGGATGTGGTGTGGCAAGTTTTGGTGGTTACCTACTTGCATCCGATATCCTTACCATGTCGCTTGCTCCTAACGATGTGCACCAAAATCAAATCCAATTTGCTctggagagagggatacctgcATATCTAGGTGTTCTTGGGACGAAGAGGCTTCCTTATCCAAGTAGGTCTTTCGAACTCGCTCACTGTTCTCGTTGTAGAATCGATTGGCTACAGAGGGATGGGATCCTTCTCCTTGAATTAGATCGGGTGCTTAGACCAGGAGGCTATTTCGCCTACTCGTCTCCTGAAGCTTATGCTCAGGACGAAGAGGATCTGAGAATATGGAAGGAGATGAGTGCCCTAGTCGAGCGCATGTGTTGGAGAATCGCGGTTAAGAAAAACCAAACTGTCATCTGGCAGAAGCCATTGAGTAATGATTGCTATTTGGAGAGAGAACCCGGTACTCAGCCACCTCTCTGCCGTTCTGATGACGACCCTGATGCTGTCGGGAGTGTGCTGATGGAGGCATGCATTACTCCTTATTCTGACC ATGATCACAAAACGAAAGGTAGCGGACTGGCACCATGGCCTGCTCGATTAACTACTCCCCCTCCACGCCTTGCTGATTTTGGCTATTCGAGTGATATGTTTGAGAAGGACATG GAACTATGGAGGCGGAGGGTTGACAACTACTGGAGTCTCTTGAGCCCGAAGATCTCATCTGACACTATCAGGAATGTGATGGACATGAAAGCGAATTTGGGGTCTTTTGCTGCTGCCTTGAAAGACAAGGATGTGTGGGTGATGAATGTGGTAGATGTTGATGGACCCAAAACGCTTAAGATTGTCTATGACAGAGGCTTGATCGGTTCAGTTCATAACTG GTGTGAGGCCTTCTCTACATACCCGAGAACCTATGATTTGCTCCACGCGTGGAATGTACTCTCAGACATCAAGAAGAAGGGTTGCAGTGGCGAGGATCTACTGCTTGAGATGGACCGCATTCTAAGGCCCACCGGATTTGCCATTTTCCGGGACAGGCAGCCAGTCATCGACTTTGTGAAGAAATATCTGGGCGCGTTGCACTGGGAAGCAGTGGCGACTGGAGAGGCCAGTCAGGACGATGGAGACGAGGTCGTTTTTATCATCCAGAAGAAGCTGTGGCTGACAAGTGAGAGCTTCAGAGATGTAGAGTAA
- the LOC121803687 gene encoding protein LIGHT-DEPENDENT SHORT HYPOCOTYLS 4-like, giving the protein MDPITQEMLSSSGEINTFTITTTSSSSSSSSSSIAGAMMGPAAGSSPTTLSRYENQKRRDWNTFGQYLRNHRPPLSLALCSGAHVLEFLRYLDQFGKTKVHTQLCPFFGHPNPPAPCPCPLRQAWGSLDALIGRLRAAYEENGGKPEANPFAARAVRLYLREVRDSQSKARGISYEKKKRKRPPPQPSSLPPPERGI; this is encoded by the coding sequence ATGGATCCGATCACTCAAGAAATGCTCTCATCAAGCGGAGAAATCAACACCTTCACCATCACCACCACCTCGTCCTCGTCCTCGTCCTCGTCCTCATCCATCGCGGGCGCCATGATGGGCCCCGCAGCCGGCTCCTCCCCCACGACCCTGAGCCGATACGAGAACCAGAAGCGCCGCGACTGGAACACTTTCGGGCAGTACCTCCGCAACCACCGGCCGCCGCTCTCCCTCGCCCTCTGCAGCGGCGCACACGTCCTCGAATTCCTCCGCTACCTCGACCAGTTCGGCAAGACCAAAGTCCACACGCAGCTCTGCCCCTTCTTCGGCCACCCCAACCCCCCCGCCCCCTGCCCCTGCCCCCTCCGCCAGGCCTGGGGCAGCCTCGACGCCCTCATAGGCCGCCTCCGCGCCGCCTATGAGGAAAACGGGGGCAAGCCCGAGGCCAATCCCTTCGCGGCCAGGGCTGTCCGCCTCTACCTCCGTGAGGTCAGAGACTCGCAGTCCAAGGCCAGGGGGATCAGCTACGAGAAGAAGAAGCGGAAGCGGCCCCCTCCCCAGCCCTCCTCGTTGCCTCCCCCTGAGCGAGGGATTTGA